In Spirosoma aureum, a single genomic region encodes these proteins:
- a CDS encoding class I mannose-6-phosphate isomerase has translation MQTTEKVTVAEKALEQGKGILRLTPTWVPRSFCVPGRRIKLHPDDYYVLGGERGGIDERWFSSTTPAKNGPLTGENEGLSHIVFQDEDGTETLFLLKDAVDELKGELIGDRLWNEYGAWPMYSKFFDNMGPLPHHLHHNDEQAALIGQLGKPEAYYFPPQVNNHGGDFPYTFIGIAPGTTKEQIKECLQNFTKGDNKITNYSSAYRLEPGTGWDVPPGLLHAPGSLCTYEPQKASDVFAMYQSLVNEAIIPEELLWNGTPKDRIGDYDQLMEAIDWDLNTDPQMMANRFMSPKPVSDVDEMKAKGYSEVWVCYKSDAFSAKELTVLPGATVTIKDSAAYGLIMMQGHGKLGVWNVETPALIRYGQLTNDEFFVSEKAALDGVTIVNHSTTDPIVMLKHFGPSNPDLTL, from the coding sequence ATGCAAACAACCGAAAAAGTAACCGTAGCTGAAAAAGCTTTAGAACAGGGGAAAGGAATTTTGCGGCTAACGCCGACCTGGGTTCCGCGTTCATTCTGCGTACCAGGAAGACGCATAAAACTACACCCAGACGATTATTATGTGCTGGGTGGAGAGCGGGGCGGTATTGATGAGCGTTGGTTCTCATCGACTACACCCGCTAAAAACGGCCCATTGACAGGTGAAAATGAGGGGCTGAGTCACATCGTTTTTCAGGACGAAGACGGTACCGAAACGCTGTTTTTGCTCAAAGATGCCGTTGACGAATTAAAGGGAGAACTGATCGGCGACCGCTTATGGAATGAGTATGGTGCCTGGCCAATGTACTCCAAGTTTTTCGACAATATGGGCCCCTTGCCCCACCATCTTCATCACAACGATGAACAGGCGGCATTGATCGGTCAACTGGGCAAACCTGAAGCCTATTATTTCCCCCCTCAGGTTAATAACCACGGCGGTGATTTCCCGTATACCTTTATTGGTATTGCGCCGGGTACCACGAAAGAGCAGATAAAAGAATGCCTGCAAAACTTCACCAAAGGCGATAACAAAATCACCAATTATTCGTCGGCCTATCGGCTCGAACCTGGAACGGGCTGGGATGTTCCTCCTGGACTGCTTCACGCGCCGGGAAGCCTATGTACTTACGAACCACAGAAAGCGTCTGACGTATTTGCGATGTATCAGTCGCTGGTTAACGAAGCCATAATTCCGGAAGAGTTACTGTGGAATGGTACACCCAAAGACCGGATCGGCGATTACGATCAACTGATGGAAGCCATTGATTGGGACCTGAATACCGATCCGCAAATGATGGCCAATCGGTTCATGAGCCCAAAGCCAGTTAGCGATGTAGACGAAATGAAGGCTAAGGGTTATAGTGAAGTTTGGGTTTGCTACAAATCGGATGCGTTTAGCGCGAAAGAACTCACCGTTTTACCGGGAGCGACCGTAACCATTAAAGATAGTGCGGCCTATGGTCTGATCATGATGCAGGGACATGGTAAATTAGGGGTCTGGAATGTGGAAACACCCGCCCTGATCCGGTACGGACAATTGACCAACGATGAGTTTTTTGTGAGCGAAAAAGCAGCACTGGACGGCGTAACGATTGTAAACCACTCGACCACCGATCCAATTGTCATGCTCAAGCACTTCGGCCCGTCTAACCCAGATCTGACGTTGTAG
- a CDS encoding aldose 1-epimerase family protein has translation MTLQPWHNKIGNPAQLGGIETAVLDNGAGRGTRIAWINTGTGLRYKVVIDRAMDIADAFYNQHSLAWLSHSGITRPEPFSDRGIDWLRTFNGGLLTTCGLTHVGGPEQDSYGERGLHGHISNIPAEIESIIQPDPAMGRLEMSITGRITETRVFGPSLELRRTISGTLGHPSIRIHDEVINRANTPAPHMLLYHVNFGWPLVDEGTDIIWKGNWQTREGGINGEIFWEGNDFRKCPAPLETHRGTGEAVAIIDIVADESGRCSAGLYNAKLGVALALRFRKEQLPWLTNWQHWGAGEYVTGIEPGTHPPIGQAKAREEGSLLFIAPGEHRVYDLEIEVLTDQTAISDFVSN, from the coding sequence TTGACACTACAACCCTGGCATAATAAAATAGGGAATCCAGCCCAGTTGGGTGGTATTGAAACCGCGGTACTGGATAATGGGGCCGGAAGAGGTACCCGTATTGCCTGGATCAATACCGGAACAGGTCTACGCTATAAAGTGGTCATTGACCGGGCAATGGATATTGCCGATGCATTCTATAACCAGCACAGCCTGGCCTGGCTGAGTCATTCAGGTATCACCCGGCCCGAACCGTTCTCAGATCGGGGAATCGACTGGCTCCGGACCTTTAACGGCGGCCTGCTGACAACCTGCGGACTGACGCATGTGGGCGGACCTGAGCAGGATTCGTATGGTGAGCGCGGTTTGCATGGGCATATCAGCAATATTCCGGCAGAGATTGAATCCATAATTCAGCCCGATCCTGCTATGGGACGGCTTGAGATGAGCATTACGGGCCGGATAACAGAAACCAGAGTATTTGGACCTAGCCTGGAACTACGGCGAACTATATCGGGCACCCTCGGCCATCCCTCCATTCGAATTCATGATGAAGTGATCAATCGGGCCAACACACCGGCTCCGCATATGCTGCTTTATCATGTCAATTTTGGATGGCCTTTGGTCGATGAAGGAACGGATATTATCTGGAAGGGCAACTGGCAAACCCGCGAAGGTGGCATCAATGGCGAGATCTTTTGGGAAGGTAATGATTTTCGGAAGTGTCCGGCACCGCTGGAAACCCATCGAGGTACGGGTGAAGCCGTTGCGATAATTGATATCGTTGCTGATGAATCAGGCCGGTGTAGCGCCGGGTTGTATAACGCTAAACTGGGGGTAGCGCTGGCCCTACGCTTCCGGAAGGAGCAACTTCCCTGGTTAACCAATTGGCAGCATTGGGGAGCAGGTGAGTATGTCACGGGCATCGAACCGGGTACACATCCACCCATTGGACAGGCCAAAGCCAGAGAAGAGGGTTCTCTGCTGTTTATCGCGCCGGGCGAACACCGTGTCTACGATCTGGAAATCGAGGTATTGACCGACCAAACGGCAATTAGTGACTTTGTGAGCAATTAG
- a CDS encoding 3-keto-disaccharide hydrolase encodes MSITKFKLTHVGLVLAILLAGTSEISWGQTKKQKSGKDGFVQIFDGKSLKGWDGDPNYWRVEDGCLTGEITPDKLLKTNSFIIWRGGEPGDFEFTGEFKITEAGNSGINYRSDQLTDVPFALRGYQADIDGKMRYTGQNYEERKRTTLAYRGQKTTIGTYAGENTPEAIRANVKSNAWNGLNVTGSLGSSDSLKTFIKSEDWNTFHLVIKGNRLQHYINDVLMSEVTDDDTVNRKAKGLLGVQVHVGPPMKVQYRNLMLKQL; translated from the coding sequence ATGTCGATAACAAAGTTCAAGCTTACTCACGTTGGACTAGTACTGGCCATATTACTGGCTGGTACTAGTGAGATTTCCTGGGGACAAACGAAAAAACAGAAGTCTGGTAAAGATGGCTTTGTCCAGATATTCGACGGTAAATCGCTTAAAGGCTGGGATGGTGATCCCAACTATTGGCGCGTTGAAGATGGGTGTTTAACAGGTGAGATAACGCCCGACAAACTTCTGAAAACCAATTCGTTCATTATCTGGCGGGGCGGAGAGCCCGGCGACTTTGAGTTTACGGGCGAGTTTAAAATCACAGAAGCAGGGAACTCCGGGATCAATTATCGGAGTGATCAGTTAACGGATGTGCCGTTTGCGCTCAGAGGGTATCAGGCCGATATTGATGGGAAGATGCGTTATACCGGTCAGAATTATGAAGAACGGAAACGGACAACCCTGGCCTATCGTGGTCAGAAAACAACCATCGGAACCTACGCGGGAGAAAACACGCCGGAAGCCATTCGAGCCAATGTGAAAAGTAATGCCTGGAATGGGTTGAATGTGACCGGTTCGCTGGGTAGCTCCGATTCGCTGAAGACTTTTATAAAAAGCGAAGACTGGAATACCTTTCATTTAGTTATTAAGGGTAATCGATTACAGCACTATATCAATGATGTGTTGATGAGTGAAGTAACGGATGATGACACTGTTAACCGAAAAGCGAAAGGATTACTTGGCGTGCAGGTACACGTAGGACCACCCATGAAGGTGCAATACCGAAACCTGATGCTGAAACAACTGTAG
- a CDS encoding c-type cytochrome, with protein MFSQFNVAKLGLAVAAIVLIGTSWITMQGAEPVGTGLDDPKIDKLKLLPGFKAEHLYSPSDNKQGSWVAMTFDDKGRMITSDQYGFLYRLELPPIGAGSQQPKVEKLNVGVVQPGDTTKKVGMGYAQGLLYAFNSLYVMVNNRTNKDFDKGSGLYRLQDTDGDDQFDKVTLLRALKGEGEHGPHSIVLSPDKKSLYVMCGNFTDVPKMDAYRLPPVWKEDNLFPAIKDPRGHAVDRMAPGGWLAKIDPEGQKWELVGAGFRNTFDFAFNDAGDILGYDSDMEWDFGLPWYKPTRICHITSGAEFGWRTAASNWSPTFADCLPAVLNMGQGSPTGVFAGRGSRFPQKYQKAIYAFDWSFGIMYAVHLQPKASSYSATAEEFISGSPLALTDGLVGPDGSMYFLTGGRRLESDLYRITYTGTESVSPATQAPTLTAEHDIRTKLEQYHGEPMAGAVDAAWPYLNHADRFIRYAARIAVEHQPVSQWQDKALAETDPIRATYAIIALTHHGDPALKSQMLNTLLKIKLDPLTEEQQLAVLRAIELVCTRTGIPEGADRDKVIAYLNPRYPAKSAVLNRAYSKLLISLEAPGVVDRTLTLLDKKNEDGTGPVGGETVTASSDLILRNPQYGLDIAKMLEKLPPAQQTYYATMLSSAKNGWTPALRDKYFTWFANAFKYQGGRSYIGFIDKARKLALAHVPKEQFDRYNKLSGAELLTASGNDIVSSYVPKGPGRPWKLDTAVAIVDNGLAGRDFETGKKIYSAILCSRCHSMRGEGGDIGPDLTQLGTRFSNRDILEAIILPNKTVSDQYASTIFYLKNGQSVLGRLVNEDKTTYSISQNPFAPDFLRKIPKKDVTSKKYSTESVMLPGLINGLNPNELKDLMAYLKSGGNQDNEIYKSTQGTSKGK; from the coding sequence ATGTTTTCTCAATTCAACGTGGCCAAACTTGGATTAGCGGTTGCGGCAATCGTTCTGATTGGTACTTCCTGGATCACTATGCAGGGGGCAGAACCCGTCGGAACTGGCCTTGACGATCCAAAAATTGACAAACTGAAGCTACTACCAGGCTTTAAAGCCGAGCATTTATACAGCCCATCCGACAACAAACAGGGGTCGTGGGTTGCAATGACGTTTGATGATAAAGGTCGAATGATCACATCCGATCAGTACGGCTTTTTATATCGCCTTGAGCTACCTCCAATTGGTGCCGGATCGCAACAACCTAAAGTGGAGAAGCTCAATGTTGGCGTCGTTCAGCCCGGTGATACCACCAAAAAAGTGGGGATGGGATACGCGCAGGGCCTGTTGTATGCCTTCAATAGTCTGTACGTGATGGTTAACAACCGAACCAATAAGGACTTTGATAAAGGCAGTGGGCTGTATCGCTTACAGGATACGGATGGCGATGACCAATTCGATAAAGTAACTCTGCTGAGAGCCCTGAAAGGCGAAGGAGAGCATGGCCCGCATAGCATTGTATTGTCGCCAGATAAAAAATCCTTGTATGTAATGTGCGGTAACTTTACCGACGTTCCGAAAATGGATGCTTATCGGTTACCTCCGGTCTGGAAGGAGGATAATTTATTCCCGGCTATTAAAGATCCCCGTGGGCACGCTGTAGACCGGATGGCCCCTGGCGGATGGCTTGCCAAAATTGATCCTGAAGGACAGAAGTGGGAGCTGGTTGGTGCAGGTTTCCGGAATACATTCGACTTCGCATTCAACGATGCCGGTGATATTTTAGGCTATGACTCTGATATGGAGTGGGATTTCGGCCTGCCATGGTACAAACCTACCCGTATCTGCCACATAACCAGTGGAGCCGAATTTGGCTGGCGTACAGCTGCCAGTAACTGGTCGCCAACATTTGCCGATTGTTTACCTGCTGTTTTAAATATGGGGCAAGGATCACCAACAGGTGTTTTTGCTGGTAGAGGTTCCCGTTTTCCGCAAAAATACCAGAAGGCTATTTATGCGTTCGACTGGAGTTTTGGGATTATGTATGCTGTCCATCTACAGCCTAAAGCATCGTCTTACAGCGCAACGGCTGAAGAATTTATTTCGGGTTCACCATTGGCGCTGACCGATGGCCTGGTTGGGCCTGATGGCTCGATGTATTTTCTGACGGGTGGACGTCGACTGGAATCCGATTTGTATCGGATCACGTATACCGGCACGGAGTCAGTTTCACCAGCTACACAGGCTCCTACACTGACGGCCGAACATGATATTAGAACGAAACTGGAGCAATATCATGGCGAGCCCATGGCCGGTGCTGTTGATGCTGCCTGGCCTTACCTGAATCATGCTGATCGCTTCATTCGTTACGCGGCTCGTATTGCTGTTGAACACCAGCCAGTTAGTCAGTGGCAAGACAAAGCACTGGCCGAAACAGATCCGATCCGTGCTACGTATGCAATTATTGCCCTGACTCACCACGGCGATCCAGCCCTGAAGAGCCAGATGCTGAATACGTTGCTGAAGATAAAATTAGACCCGCTTACTGAGGAGCAACAATTGGCTGTCCTTCGGGCCATTGAGTTGGTTTGCACCCGAACAGGAATACCTGAAGGTGCCGACAGAGACAAAGTCATTGCATATCTGAATCCACGTTATCCAGCCAAGTCTGCCGTGTTGAACCGTGCATACAGCAAATTACTGATTTCGCTGGAAGCTCCTGGTGTAGTTGATCGGACCCTTACGTTGCTCGATAAGAAAAACGAAGATGGAACGGGACCAGTAGGTGGCGAAACCGTAACGGCATCCAGTGACCTCATCCTGCGTAATCCGCAATATGGATTAGATATCGCCAAGATGCTGGAAAAACTCCCGCCCGCTCAGCAGACATACTATGCGACTATGCTGAGCAGTGCTAAAAATGGCTGGACACCCGCGCTTCGGGATAAGTATTTTACCTGGTTTGCCAATGCGTTCAAATATCAGGGTGGCCGCAGCTACATTGGCTTTATCGACAAAGCTCGAAAACTGGCACTGGCTCATGTGCCTAAAGAACAGTTTGACCGTTATAATAAACTGTCGGGCGCTGAATTACTAACCGCTTCTGGAAACGACATCGTTAGTAGCTACGTTCCAAAAGGCCCAGGCCGGCCCTGGAAGCTTGATACGGCGGTGGCAATCGTTGATAATGGTCTGGCGGGCCGCGATTTCGAGACTGGCAAAAAAATCTATTCGGCCATTCTGTGTAGCCGATGCCACTCCATGCGGGGTGAAGGTGGAGACATAGGGCCTGATCTGACCCAGCTCGGAACCCGGTTTTCGAACAGGGACATTCTGGAGGCAATCATCCTGCCCAATAAAACAGTTTCCGACCAATATGCGTCTACGATCTTTTACCTGAAAAATGGACAGTCGGTGTTGGGTCGGTTAGTCAATGAAGATAAAACAACTTATTCGATCTCTCAAAATCCATTCGCGCCAGATTTCCTTCGGAAGATACCAAAGAAAGATGTTACGTCTAAGAAGTATTCGACGGAGTCAGTGATGCTACCTGGGCTTATTAATGGGCTTAATCCGAATGAATTGAAAGATTTGATGGCTTACCTGAAATCGGGAGGAAACCAGGATAATGAGATCTACAAAAGCACTCAGGGAACCTCGAAAGGGAAATAA
- a CDS encoding RagB/SusD family nutrient uptake outer membrane protein, with protein sequence MKTKLIATWLLGIALTGCQKDFLTVIPETALSSATFFKTEADFQQAVNGAYVPFRQMYNERAWVLEEMHSDNTYYARNTLYGAVDPTENVADFAVPTANGVTANDNVLVQYRLNYVIIARANQILALIDGTGITFSTPAIKDNLKGQALFLRAFAYFDLIRLFGKVPLHLTPITGREDAALPLSTTEQVYAQIEKDATDASKLLLNKAKQEAGRATSGAAKTLLANLYLTQKKWAQVESTMKDVVTNDGYALMPDYNNAFSFTSTNKNNQESVFEIQYMEGSAGYNGNQIYRFLPSPISAAEIAPITGTSNPQPTSQESNNIPTPDLIAAYEPGDKRKDISIGTVVLSGSLRADKNYPYIKKYARTHSLNQNTGQNWPVYRYAEVLLFLAESLNEQGKTGEAATYLNQVRTRAGLAATTASSQANMREAIFKERRVELAFENKRWFDLTRTGRVKEIIGAYGAKVKANPAAYYFPAGAVPPPNAFTVLDDYYGLPAVEAALTPNF encoded by the coding sequence ATGAAAACAAAACTTATTGCGACCTGGCTTTTAGGAATTGCCCTAACCGGTTGCCAGAAAGATTTTCTGACTGTAATACCCGAAACGGCGTTGAGTTCGGCAACATTCTTCAAAACCGAAGCCGATTTCCAGCAGGCTGTCAATGGTGCTTATGTACCTTTTCGGCAGATGTATAACGAACGGGCCTGGGTTCTGGAGGAAATGCACTCCGACAATACGTATTATGCCCGCAACACGCTCTATGGGGCTGTTGACCCGACAGAGAACGTGGCTGATTTTGCCGTTCCGACCGCTAATGGCGTTACCGCCAATGATAACGTGCTGGTACAGTATCGGTTGAATTATGTGATTATTGCCCGTGCCAATCAAATTCTGGCGCTTATCGATGGTACCGGAATAACGTTCAGTACGCCCGCAATCAAAGACAATTTGAAGGGCCAGGCACTGTTTCTAAGAGCCTTTGCCTACTTCGACCTGATTCGGTTATTCGGTAAAGTGCCACTGCATTTAACGCCCATTACGGGCCGGGAAGATGCCGCCTTACCACTTTCGACAACGGAACAAGTCTATGCTCAGATAGAAAAAGACGCGACGGATGCTAGTAAGCTTCTGCTGAATAAAGCAAAGCAGGAAGCGGGTCGGGCAACCTCGGGGGCTGCTAAAACGCTGTTAGCGAATCTCTACCTGACTCAGAAAAAATGGGCCCAGGTTGAATCGACAATGAAAGACGTAGTAACCAACGATGGTTATGCGCTGATGCCTGATTACAACAATGCCTTTTCATTTACCAGCACGAACAAGAACAATCAGGAGTCCGTGTTTGAAATTCAGTACATGGAAGGCTCGGCCGGGTATAACGGTAACCAGATTTACCGCTTTCTGCCGTCGCCCATAAGTGCAGCGGAGATCGCGCCAATTACCGGTACATCGAACCCGCAGCCTACCTCTCAGGAGAGTAATAACATTCCGACCCCGGATCTGATTGCGGCCTACGAACCCGGCGATAAGCGGAAAGATATTTCCATTGGAACCGTTGTATTAAGCGGTAGCCTGCGAGCCGACAAAAACTATCCGTATATCAAAAAATACGCCCGGACTCACTCGTTGAACCAAAATACAGGTCAGAACTGGCCCGTTTATCGTTATGCCGAAGTGCTGCTGTTTTTAGCGGAGTCGTTAAACGAGCAGGGTAAAACAGGTGAGGCTGCTACTTACCTCAACCAAGTGCGTACCCGTGCAGGTTTGGCTGCTACAACGGCATCATCTCAGGCCAATATGCGGGAGGCTATTTTCAAAGAACGGCGCGTTGAACTGGCCTTCGAAAACAAACGCTGGTTCGACCTAACCAGAACTGGCCGCGTGAAGGAAATCATTGGCGCGTATGGTGCGAAGGTAAAAGCGAATCCGGCAGCCTATTATTTTCCGGCTGGTGCGGTTCCTCCACCGAATGCATTCACCGTCCTGGATGATTATTATGGTCTGCCTGCTGTCGAGGCTGCTCTGACGCCCAATTTCTGA